One region of Epilithonimonas zeae genomic DNA includes:
- a CDS encoding M20/M25/M40 family metallo-hydrolase — MKLKLLSIFSLVLFSQAFAQSDKFYATTDSENAKELKDKFPEEIEIFGATGNQSAVFLTKKAAEFLHHNVITHGPGYVYKSSKEEALSAINKAKKSNKILAFTIDQDAAVNSAIAKVSADNIKAHIQVLENYGTRHHTTAKAQTAVQDLKAKWEGLIATSGRTDVSVRIVNHVGTPMPSLVFTINGTTAPNDFIIVGAHMDSITNNVNNAPGADDDASGIATITEMIRVLLDVNYKPSKTVEFMAFAAEEIGLVGSSEIAQDYASNNKNVVSFVQFDMTNYKGSTRDIYLTTDPYNSNDLNLFLIELMEHYNKTGTHAFTYGNTICNYGCSDHFSWADNGYDASFPFEASFSQYNPSIHTTNDKLSNMGNSATHAAKFAKLGLEFIVETAKGSVLAVSDVTNNSVNIFVKDKFLNYQLGKETIESVVIVDTSGRQLLESKNLLSFGKIDLNKINNGFYLAVFKTKAGKIVTKKFILE; from the coding sequence ATGAAACTAAAATTACTTTCTATATTTTCTTTGGTTTTGTTCAGTCAGGCTTTTGCTCAGTCGGATAAATTCTATGCTACAACAGACTCAGAAAATGCAAAAGAGTTAAAAGATAAATTTCCGGAAGAAATTGAAATTTTTGGTGCAACAGGCAATCAATCTGCTGTTTTCCTAACTAAAAAAGCTGCAGAATTTCTTCATCACAATGTGATCACACACGGTCCTGGTTATGTTTACAAATCTTCGAAAGAAGAAGCGTTATCAGCAATCAACAAAGCCAAAAAATCGAATAAAATTTTAGCATTTACGATTGACCAAGATGCTGCTGTAAATTCTGCTATTGCAAAAGTAAGCGCGGATAATATCAAAGCTCATATTCAGGTTTTGGAAAATTATGGCACGCGTCATCATACCACGGCAAAGGCTCAAACGGCTGTTCAGGATTTGAAAGCGAAATGGGAAGGTTTGATTGCGACTTCCGGAAGAACAGATGTTTCTGTAAGAATTGTAAATCACGTTGGAACGCCAATGCCTTCTTTGGTTTTTACAATCAATGGAACAACTGCGCCTAATGATTTTATCATTGTTGGAGCGCATATGGATTCTATTACTAATAATGTGAATAACGCGCCAGGAGCGGATGATGATGCTTCTGGAATTGCAACTATTACGGAAATGATCAGAGTTCTTTTGGATGTCAATTATAAACCATCAAAAACGGTTGAATTTATGGCGTTTGCTGCGGAAGAAATCGGTTTGGTTGGCTCGTCCGAGATTGCTCAGGATTATGCAAGTAATAATAAAAATGTAGTTTCTTTTGTTCAGTTTGATATGACAAATTATAAAGGTTCTACAAGAGATATTTATTTAACAACTGACCCTTACAACAGTAATGACCTTAATTTATTTTTGATTGAATTAATGGAGCATTACAACAAAACCGGAACTCACGCTTTCACTTACGGAAATACGATTTGTAACTATGGCTGTTCTGACCATTTTAGTTGGGCAGATAATGGTTATGATGCGTCTTTTCCTTTCGAAGCTTCTTTTTCACAGTATAATCCAAGTATCCATACAACCAATGATAAATTGTCTAATATGGGGAACAGTGCAACACACGCTGCGAAATTTGCAAAACTCGGGTTGGAGTTCATTGTAGAAACTGCAAAAGGTTCTGTATTGGCTGTTTCCGATGTTACCAACAATTCGGTTAATATTTTCGTGAAAGATAAGTTTCTGAATTATCAGTTAGGAAAAGAAACCATAGAATCTGTGGTAATTGTTGATACAAGCGGAAGACAATTATTGGAATCTAAAAATCTTCTGTCCTTCGGGAAAATCGATTTGAATAAAATTAATAATGGTTTTTACTTAGCGGTTTTCAAGACTAAGGCAGGAAAGATTGTTACGAAGAAATTTATCTTAGAATAA
- a CDS encoding voltage-gated chloride channel family protein — protein sequence MSKNQQKSNRRKSLIILKVFFRHYPSLPYITKWLLISLLIGAIIGSASAFFLQTLDWVTNFREAHIWIIALLPLAGLFVGLMYHKIGKSVEAGNNLLIDTIHNPKEIIPFRMAPLVYLGTMITHLFGGSAGREGTAIQMAGSIADQFTKLLRLTSEERKILIISAIAAGFGSVFGTPLAGAIFGLEVFLIGRLKYNAIFPAFLASIIADLVTKLWNTHHTHYQINLIPELSFQNIFYALIAGICFGICAALFSKTIHKAGTFFKSKIKYPPLRPFVGGIIVVIGVWLLGTTKFIGLGIPTIQDSFQEQLMPYDFVLKMIFTIVTLASGFKGGEVTPLFFIGATLGNAISYFIPLPTALLAGMGFVAVFAGATNTPLACSVMAIELFGAECGVYVAIACVVSYLFSGISTIYNRQMIGEAKHQRFQNNSGKRFNEL from the coding sequence ATGTCAAAAAATCAACAAAAATCAAATCGTCGAAAAAGTTTAATTATTCTGAAGGTCTTCTTTAGACATTATCCTTCTCTTCCTTATATTACTAAATGGCTTCTGATAAGTCTGCTGATTGGAGCTATAATAGGAAGTGCATCTGCATTTTTTCTGCAAACATTGGATTGGGTAACCAATTTCCGTGAAGCACATATTTGGATAATTGCTTTGTTGCCTTTAGCAGGACTTTTTGTAGGTCTGATGTATCATAAAATAGGCAAAAGTGTTGAGGCTGGAAATAATCTTTTGATTGATACGATTCATAATCCAAAAGAAATTATTCCTTTCAGGATGGCGCCTTTGGTTTATCTGGGAACGATGATTACGCATTTGTTTGGAGGTTCTGCAGGAAGGGAAGGAACAGCAATCCAAATGGCCGGTTCTATTGCGGACCAATTTACGAAACTTTTAAGATTGACTTCTGAAGAAAGAAAAATCTTAATTATTTCTGCAATAGCGGCTGGGTTTGGTTCTGTTTTCGGGACACCTTTGGCTGGAGCAATTTTCGGGTTGGAAGTTTTTTTGATTGGCCGATTAAAATACAATGCAATTTTTCCTGCTTTTTTAGCTTCGATTATTGCTGATTTGGTGACCAAATTATGGAATACACATCACACTCATTATCAAATCAATCTTATTCCAGAACTATCTTTTCAAAATATTTTTTATGCTTTGATTGCCGGAATCTGTTTTGGGATTTGTGCGGCTTTGTTCAGCAAAACCATACATAAAGCTGGAACTTTTTTCAAATCAAAAATCAAGTATCCGCCACTAAGACCTTTTGTTGGTGGAATTATTGTGGTTATTGGCGTTTGGCTTTTGGGAACAACCAAATTCATTGGTTTGGGAATTCCGACGATTCAGGATTCTTTTCAAGAGCAATTGATGCCTTATGATTTTGTATTGAAAATGATTTTTACAATCGTGACTTTAGCATCTGGATTCAAAGGAGGTGAGGTTACGCCGTTATTCTTTATTGGAGCAACTTTGGGAAATGCTATAAGTTATTTCATTCCGCTTCCAACCGCACTTTTGGCAGGAATGGGATTTGTGGCCGTTTTCGCAGGAGCGACTAATACACCGCTGGCTTGCAGTGTGATGGCAATAGAATTATTCGGTGCAGAATGTGGTGTTTATGTGGCGATTGCTTGCGTAGTTTCTTACTTGTTTTCCGGAATATCTACGATTTATAACCGACAAATGATTGGCGAGGCAAAGCATCAGCGATTCCAAAATAATTCTGGGAAAAGGTTTAATGAGCTTTAA
- a CDS encoding DnaJ C-terminal domain-containing protein produces the protein MAFIDYYKILGLEKNATADDIKKAYRKLARKYHPDMNPTDKEAEKKFKEINEANEVLSNSENRAKYDKYGEHWKHGEEYERAQQQQRQQQQYSGNFGGGFSGADFGEGEDFSDFFQSMFGGSNGFGRSARGSASGKFKGQDVSAELTLGLKDAAKTHQQIFDINGKKVRITIPAGVYDGQQIKLKGHGNPGINGGPNGDLYITFNIAEDKDFKREGDNLRTSLDIDLYTAVLGGDVTIQTLDGSVSLKVKPETQNGTTVRLKGKGFPVYKKEGEFGDLYVTYNIKIPTNLTEKQKGLFQQLKNS, from the coding sequence ATGGCATTTATAGACTATTATAAAATTCTTGGACTTGAAAAAAATGCGACTGCGGACGACATCAAAAAAGCCTACAGAAAGCTGGCAAGGAAATATCATCCGGATATGAATCCGACTGACAAGGAAGCAGAAAAAAAATTCAAGGAAATCAATGAAGCGAATGAGGTGCTGAGCAATTCGGAAAACCGTGCGAAGTACGACAAATATGGTGAACATTGGAAACACGGTGAAGAATATGAGCGTGCCCAACAACAGCAGAGGCAACAACAACAATATTCCGGAAATTTTGGCGGCGGATTTTCAGGAGCAGATTTTGGCGAAGGCGAAGATTTTTCAGATTTTTTCCAATCGATGTTCGGTGGCAGCAACGGTTTTGGGAGAAGTGCGAGAGGTAGTGCGAGCGGAAAATTCAAAGGCCAGGATGTTTCTGCAGAGTTGACACTTGGTCTGAAAGACGCAGCCAAAACACATCAGCAAATTTTCGACATTAATGGCAAAAAGGTACGCATAACAATTCCGGCCGGTGTCTACGACGGACAGCAAATCAAGCTGAAAGGTCACGGCAATCCCGGCATTAATGGAGGTCCGAACGGCGACCTATACATCACATTCAACATTGCAGAAGACAAAGACTTTAAACGGGAAGGTGATAACCTCAGAACTTCCCTAGATATTGATTTATACACAGCCGTTTTGGGTGGCGATGTCACGATACAAACGCTTGATGGTTCTGTAAGTCTGAAAGTAAAACCAGAAACACAAAACGGCACAACCGTAAGACTGAAAGGCAAAGGTTTTCCGGTTTACAAAAAAGAAGGTGAATTCGGTGATTTATATGTTACTTACAATATAAAAATCCCGACCAATCTTACAGAAAAACAGAAAGGACTGTTTCAACAACTCAAAAATTCATAG
- a CDS encoding lipocalin family protein, giving the protein MKKSFIKLAIPVSLGVLGIFLLNSCSAGIPEKAAAIQNFDSEKYLGRWYEIARFDYRFEKNMNQVTATYSKNADGTIKVENKGYDYVKNEWKQSTGEAKFVNSENEARLKVSFFKPFWAGYNVVDLDDDYKYALVAGKNLDYLWILSREKTIPDNIKNRFLEKARAIGYETSQLIWVEQK; this is encoded by the coding sequence ATGAAAAAATCATTTATAAAACTAGCAATACCAGTTTCATTAGGTGTTTTAGGAATTTTCCTTCTTAATTCTTGTTCTGCCGGAATACCAGAAAAAGCGGCAGCCATTCAGAATTTTGATTCGGAGAAGTACCTTGGAAGATGGTATGAGATTGCAAGATTCGATTATCGATTTGAGAAAAATATGAATCAGGTCACAGCGACTTATTCTAAAAATGCTGACGGAACAATTAAAGTTGAAAACAAAGGTTACGATTACGTAAAGAACGAATGGAAGCAAAGTACAGGTGAAGCGAAGTTTGTGAATTCTGAAAATGAAGCAAGACTGAAGGTTTCTTTCTTCAAACCTTTTTGGGCAGGTTATAATGTGGTTGATTTGGATGATGATTACAAATATGCTTTGGTTGCAGGAAAGAATCTGGATTACCTGTGGATTCTGTCTCGCGAAAAAACGATTCCAGATAATATCAAAAATAGATTTTTGGAAAAAGCAAGAGCCATTGGTTATGAAACCTCTCAATTGATTTGGGTGGAACAGAAATAG
- a CDS encoding 2Fe-2S iron-sulfur cluster-binding protein: MSDVNITIIDRNGVSHTIPAPTDMAMSLMEVVRAYELAEEGTIGICGGMAMCASCQCYVLSEDIPLPEMLPDEDAMLAEAFNVKPNSRLGCQIPVTPELEGLIIELAPEY, from the coding sequence ATGTCAGACGTTAATATTACAATCATAGACAGAAACGGGGTTTCTCACACAATTCCTGCACCAACAGATATGGCAATGAGCTTAATGGAAGTTGTCCGTGCGTACGAGTTAGCTGAAGAAGGAACTATCGGAATCTGCGGCGGAATGGCGATGTGTGCCTCTTGCCAATGTTATGTTTTGAGTGAGGATATTCCTCTTCCGGAAATGTTGCCGGATGAAGACGCAATGCTTGCAGAAGCTTTCAATGTCAAACCTAACAGCAGATTAGGTTGTCAAATTCCTGTGACTCCAGAATTGGAAGGACTAATTATTGAACTTGCTCCGGAATATTAA
- a CDS encoding YpdA family putative bacillithiol disulfide reductase, whose product MELYDVLIVGGGPIGLASALEAKKNNLKYIVIEKGTVANSLYNYPLYMTFFSTADRLEIDDIPFITTKPKPGRQDALEYYQGIARAKEINIRPYEKVINIQKSTFFQIETSKQIYFAKNVIIATGFYDIPNMMNIPGEDLPKVRHYYTEPYPYAFQNVVVIGSSNSSVDAALEIYRKGGNVTMIIRNNEISKSVKYWVKPDIENRIKEGSIKAFFGAELLEIKPHSAVFKTSKREIKEIENDFVLAMTGYLPDFEFLKNIGINLKGNCLNPHYDKETMESNVKGIYLAGVVCGGKDTHLWFIENSRIHAKQIIQDIVSKNK is encoded by the coding sequence ATGGAGTTATACGATGTTCTTATTGTTGGCGGCGGTCCAATTGGTCTAGCGAGCGCTTTGGAAGCGAAAAAAAATAACCTGAAATACATCGTTATCGAAAAAGGAACGGTGGCAAATAGTCTTTACAATTATCCGTTGTATATGACTTTTTTTTCGACAGCCGACCGATTGGAAATTGACGACATCCCCTTCATTACAACCAAACCGAAACCTGGCAGACAAGACGCTCTCGAATATTATCAGGGAATTGCACGAGCAAAAGAAATCAACATCCGACCTTATGAAAAAGTGATTAATATTCAGAAATCTACTTTTTTCCAAATAGAAACCAGCAAGCAGATTTATTTTGCAAAGAATGTGATTATTGCGACTGGCTTTTATGATATTCCGAATATGATGAATATTCCTGGGGAAGATTTGCCAAAAGTCAGGCATTATTACACCGAACCCTATCCTTATGCGTTTCAGAATGTTGTAGTTATTGGATCCAGCAATTCTTCTGTAGATGCAGCTTTGGAAATTTACAGAAAAGGCGGCAACGTAACGATGATTATCCGCAACAACGAGATTTCTAAAAGTGTAAAATATTGGGTAAAGCCAGACATCGAAAACCGAATTAAAGAAGGAAGTATCAAAGCTTTTTTTGGGGCTGAACTTTTGGAAATCAAACCACACTCTGCAGTTTTCAAAACGAGTAAAAGAGAAATCAAGGAAATTGAAAATGATTTCGTTCTCGCAATGACCGGTTATCTACCCGACTTTGAATTCCTGAAAAACATCGGAATCAATTTGAAAGGTAATTGTCTCAATCCTCATTACGATAAAGAAACGATGGAAAGTAATGTGAAAGGAATTTATCTCGCTGGCGTAGTTTGCGGCGGAAAAGATACACATCTTTGGTTTATAGAGAATTCCAGAATTCACGCAAAACAAATCATTCAGGATATTGTTTCTAAGAATAAATAA
- a CDS encoding chaperone modulator CbpM, which yields MNERISIEEVIRLYKIDYSFLDQLIDSELLHPETEDSVRYIIYEELPHLERFANWHYDLEVNLPGIEIIHKLLNQMEELRNENRKLLQNVTRFETWEDADF from the coding sequence ATGAACGAAAGAATCTCCATAGAAGAAGTCATCCGACTGTATAAAATCGATTATAGCTTTCTGGACCAGCTCATCGATTCGGAATTGCTGCATCCAGAGACAGAGGATAGTGTACGCTATATTATTTACGAGGAATTGCCGCATCTGGAACGCTTTGCAAACTGGCATTACGATCTGGAAGTTAATCTGCCTGGAATTGAAATCATTCATAAACTTCTGAATCAAATGGAAGAGCTGAGAAATGAAAACCGAAAGCTACTGCAGAATGTTACAAGATTCGAAACGTGGGAGGATGCAGATTTTTAG
- a CDS encoding L,D-transpeptidase translates to MNRNTISKLFPLFIVISLSLIQCKKDEAISSSDSKSTSSSDIVTSDEKKEDSVKEEERPNVPDVVIPRKDFGYFPWVYKNTDSVSQKNKKEFTGKALYTILALNRLDRANIGAADTLVVPAKIEEDFLRYSPFPGHVTTLENVKKFVFFSYPIQAFGVYEYGNLIKWGPTSMGKKATKTKTGLMFANWKKEVAISTVSDEWKLRWNVNVANFDGIGWHQYAMPGYPASHSCLRMLEEDAKWMYTWVDTWILNKGGATTRAKGTPLIVYGDYPWGQRRPWKKLLESPEANNISEDEMNQIIQPQLAEIMKEQENRDAVIQQVEQEKKAKADSLASAKTLASNNLK, encoded by the coding sequence ATGAACAGAAACACAATTTCCAAATTATTTCCTTTATTTATCGTTATTTCTTTAAGCTTGATCCAATGTAAAAAGGATGAAGCTATTTCATCTTCTGACTCAAAAAGCACATCCTCATCAGATATTGTGACTTCTGATGAGAAAAAAGAGGATAGTGTAAAAGAAGAAGAAAGACCAAATGTTCCCGATGTAGTTATTCCAAGAAAGGATTTTGGATATTTCCCGTGGGTTTACAAAAACACAGATTCTGTTTCTCAGAAGAACAAAAAAGAATTTACGGGAAAAGCACTTTACACCATTTTGGCACTTAATAGATTGGACAGAGCTAATATCGGAGCTGCTGACACATTGGTTGTTCCTGCAAAAATAGAAGAAGATTTTCTGAGATATTCTCCGTTTCCTGGCCATGTTACGACTTTGGAAAATGTCAAAAAATTCGTTTTCTTTTCCTACCCTATTCAGGCTTTTGGCGTTTATGAATATGGAAATCTTATCAAATGGGGTCCAACAAGTATGGGGAAAAAAGCAACCAAAACCAAAACCGGTTTGATGTTCGCCAACTGGAAAAAAGAAGTCGCCATCTCAACAGTTAGTGACGAGTGGAAACTTCGTTGGAACGTGAATGTTGCCAATTTTGACGGCATCGGCTGGCATCAGTACGCAATGCCTGGCTATCCTGCGTCGCACTCTTGCTTGCGCATGTTGGAAGAGGACGCCAAATGGATGTACACCTGGGTAGACACCTGGATTCTTAACAAAGGTGGAGCAACCACCAGAGCCAAAGGAACTCCATTGATTGTCTATGGCGATTATCCTTGGGGACAGCGCAGACCTTGGAAAAAACTTTTAGAATCACCGGAAGCCAACAATATTTCTGAAGACGAGATGAACCAAATCATCCAACCACAATTGGCCGAAATTATGAAAGAGCAGGAGAATCGTGATGCGGTGATTCAGCAGGTGGAGCAAGAGAAAAAAGCAAAAGCAGATTCTTTGGCTTCAGCTAAGACACTGGCTTCTAACAATCTGAAATAA